The genomic stretch TGTCCTGGACCTCCTTGGAAAGCCTTATAACCACCCTCTCGTGCAAGCGTACAAGTGAGTACCTCAAATTGCTTTTTATTCCTCAATTTAtaggttataagtttgaaagAGTTTTCCATTAATTGATATCAGGGATGTTATGGATATACCATTTCGGATCTGGATATGGATACGGATATATGTCAAACGTAATACTGGTTTCCTCggttcactcgtttaagagctatggcaccacagacagacagacagacagacacgcagacacacatagcggtcaaacttataacccctctttttgcatttGGGGTTAAAAAAACAGGAAGCTCGCTCAACACAAAGCTATGAACACTAGGTATCCTATGTCCATTTAGTCCATTACTACAAAGGGTAAGTAATCATCACAAAGAATTCCAATTGCCATTATTAAAatagaagtatttttttttttccaattacaAGGTTTTATTGCCAGTTCCATGGTCAGTTTATGATCAATCAACGAaatagaaaattataaaatcacTTGTTAGGTTTTAACAGAATCTTTTTCTTTAAATGaaactactaatatttaataaaattgtatttcaattcaaacaTTGTCATCACATCACTGTATTTTAGGTACTATTAGCATGTTTATAGGCACTGACGGACTAACAGTGGGCCGAAAGGGGTCGACCTGCCCTGACAGTCCCCTGGGGCAGGGGCTTCCAATGTACTCCAATTGTCCCTAAGTCCTGATGGCTAAAAATACGTTTAGTACATCAACTTCTAGTATTGGACTGGCGTCATTCAGGTTTGCCACCCTGGGTCTGAACCagcttaatataataataatcatttattttggaAAGAAGAATCCATATAGTGTTAGTAGCTTAGTCCGCCACTGCCTATAGGCAGGAATACTGGAAACGAGTGTATAATTTTATAGCTGTAAATCCATGTCCCTTCTTAAATTTTAGGGAACGCTTCCCATATTATGAGATAGTGGAGTCGGAGCGAGGCACGCCCGAGTTCGTTCACGATGAGAGCACTCGTTTCACGCCCGAAGAGCTGGTGGCGCAGTTCCTCGCTAAAGCCAAGGACTTTGCTGAGATCAACCATGGTAAGGGCATTCTCTttataaagctcagtttagacctgcaacaACAACACAAGTCCAAGTTGCATTAAAATGTGGCGCTAGATTGATCACTTCAGATCAGAAAATCGTGTAAACTGGCCTTTACAATATCCAACACTGTGCGTTAATGACTCCATCGCCAGCTACAGGTTAATGCAGAAATCCGCACAGATGACCTAACTAGAGTGGTGACTACATTAATGGTgaataatgtttaattattagtctgctagtttttaaatttctaaCTAGCTTGTTGTTTTAGTGCGGCTtcatattttgtttataaaatactGTTACTGTTTTATGTCAACAGTTTACATCATTTTCCATTGTGTCAATAACATGAAAAACGAGAGGAATATTCTaggaaaagtatttattttcattgtttgtgTTACATTTGCTGTTGTAGTGTATTGAATATTGAgagatgtacagtcaccagcattaatatatgccacagcggagcatgcaaaaatatctgacacgtccttccggccctagaaatagagttgtatcagacatttatgcacgcttgttgtgtcagatattggtgctggtgactgtaccatcaacCAAGGTCTACTTCccttaagttgataatcgtttgcatgtcataaatcAATAATGgcaatagacatgtctgtcaacttgaaagttcgactttagcaacatatccatttgataggaacttgtttaaaaattaatagtcCACCTATTTGGCTGGTGGTACCTTTAAATTTTGTCCGACCTTATCTTTATAACTCAATATTGCTTACATTGCAtataattttttagggttttgtatCTAAAGGATGACAAATGGAACCCTACGGCTGTCACTCATGTGTTGTGTCACACAGCTTTTACAGCCAAACAATTTGTTTTAGGTTCCCATCTGTTACTCcccaaaaatcaaaattttcataAACCACACAGTCTCCTCATGTGTCTAATGTCCCTGCGTCGACACTGGCaacaaaatacgtcttgctgaaacggcaagagtgaaagccattaaaagaaaatatttggcGCTACAATCTACACACAATATAAGCATCTTGTTGACCCCAAAAGAATACAAAcggtcaaaaaatatttttgaaaggaTACCGATGAAGGGGGCgcgaaaaatttttttgagctACCCTACCGTGTGGAAGGTATCGTAGAGCTTgctgattaaataaaaatacaccatATCTTTTAGTACCTACCATGTGGTGTTggattagaattacacctctccatttcttccgtggatgtcgtaagaggcgactgaggatgtaggttaaggtataccgtaggcgacaggctagcaacctgctTTTGTCTATCCTTAAATCTAAAATTGCTTAAAGTGGctctgaagcggtaacgtttcgtgtgctctgcctaccccatttgggaatacaggcctggatgtttgtgtgtatattttttagttttaaaaatccTAAAGACTATGACCGTctataaaagccgtggtggcctagtggtttgacctatggcctctcaaccggaggatcgtgagttcaaactcGAGTTCGCATCTCTTGAGTTAATTTCGAAATTCACGTtcattacatttcaaatttactacGAGTTTTACTTCAATGGTTTCTGTGTAGTTCCCAActcgcactgggctcgcgtgggaactatggccgaagccctctcattctgagaggaggcctgtgcccggcagAACATTTAAGTCTCCATTACATTCGCAGGAACACAAATCAGCGAATGCGTGATAACCGTACCAGGGTACTTCAACCAGGCGGAGCGGCGCGCTATGAAGGAAGCAGCAGCCCTCGCTGGTCTTAACGTGCTTCAGCTGATCAATGACTATACCGCCATCGCCATCAACTACGGCATATTCAGGAGGAAGGTCGGTATATATTGGGCActatggtcaaggactttaattcgggtacactacataaatacgaaatacgaaattgcgaaagtcggaatcacgaacttcaaaataccgatttttataattccgaatgttttaaaacttcTAATATGACTATTCTGATTCTTCATATAAATCCGATTTTTattatggaaccttttcaaaggaaaagtcattacgattttcgtttttaattaatgcgatgttactatgacgtttactgtgaaatggttccatgctgaggcatgaattaaagtccttaaccttactagctgttgccttcTTCGTCggtgtagaattcggttatcgctattccgcggaatacgcatttttccgggataaaacgtaGCCTATGCCCTTTCTTGGGATTACTACTATCTCTATACCggatttcgtctaaatcggttcagcggttgaggcgtgaagaggtaacagatagatagacagttactttcacatttataattatagtagGGAAGTGgggataaatgcgaaagtttgtaagtctgtttgtgtggtacctcatcacgtctaaaccgctgaactgatttggatgaaattcggtatacagatagtttgagtcccgggaaagggcATAGAATAGTtattataccggaaaattgcatagttaggaacgaattctacgtgaacggagttgatggcaacagctagtacttaTCCTATGTCTCTCGATCCAGATAATTGTTTATATGTACGCCAAGTCTCATTTTGATATGTTTAGCTGATACGCGTGGTTTAGTAACAAACTTCCAAACATATTGGACGCTATAGCTTAGCTATGATCTGTAGTGAATTATTTTTCATAGTGGCAGCAGTATTTGAGTCTAAGTAGActcatatacctacttatgtcaCGTTTTATTACTTAGCTgaatataggtagtcattcacgatgacgtgccgtgattcttattacaatgtcattaatgtctactTTTGACAAAATCAGGCGTCTTCGTGGACGGCCCTAGGTATAATTAGGCAGCTTGTGTGTCCTTCTTTGCTCAGGTGCGAAGTGCGAGCGTGATCAGAGGCAAATATTTCGATAGTGTAACTATGAAATGAGTCTTTAAACTAATTTGAATGAGTATGGgtacaaatttatttaatttaattatcttttatttaaaaaaataagataacgAATATATAAAGTTTTCTAATGTAACCGCGCGTTGAATTAGGTAGAATCGATAAGATTAGAGACTTAAAATCGGCGCGGGTTTTTATGCAACATTTATGAAATTCACGGTgttttttttgggaattcccacgagaattttcGCCAAATCCtggattttttattatcttgtTAGGTTTTTTATTACGCGAGCGAAGCGGCGAGTAAGCTATTATATGATAAAGTCACCTGTCTGCCTGCAAATGTGAAGTGCTTTTGATTATGGACCTTCTATATTTTTCAAAGTTTCACCCGAGCAAATCGGCGGCGGGTCGCAAAagcatttgtataccaaatttttaaGACAAAATATAAGTCATTTCGAACGTCAAATAAACCTCCCCGATATTTCATACCCCAAATGTTTTGTCTTCAAGCTTAAGGGTCTCCGCTaactggcgcgggtgcacgtcTTGGTTCGGCGCGGCGTGGTTTTTTCATGTCATCTAATAGAGCAGCGCTGCGTGAGGCGGGTATCTGCTCTATTGTGACAGCACGCCGCGTTTCCGCTAAGTTGTGCACCCGCGCGAGTCTCTACAGTCACCACTCACCAGCGCCAATATCTGTAAACAAAGGGTAAATtaacatctgatacgactctatttcgaGGGGCTTTAGGACggttcagatattttcgcacgCTTCGCTGCGACAGATACTAATGTAGTTGACACTTCGACTCAAACACTACTGCAactatgaaaaatatttgaCTACAGATCATTGTTCGATCACTGCCTCTATAGTAATGTAAGCTGCGACAAAATCACAaaaagtgatgatgatgatgatgatgattatccaACCGATTTCGGCCATGTCGACAAGTATACAGTGACAAAATGAGTTAGCGGAGGCCCTTACAAAAATCGGTGACATTGAAATTGCATAAGTGAgaaataatacttttttacaTGGTCCAGGAGATCAACGAGACTCCATGGCAGGCGCTGTTCTTCGACATGGGCGCGGGCTCCACCAAGGCGGCGCTCGTTGAGTACAAGAATGTCAAGATCAAGGACAGGGGCTATGTGGAGACGGTGCCGCAGCTTCAAGTGTTGGGCGTCGCTTACGACAGGTGACCATTTTGTATAAGGCCTTGCCATGTCTCCAGGGGATGGCGACTCCATAGAGCGGCTGGTTGTGCAGGGAAGAGTGGAGGAATCAGGTCGCACGGCAGGTCACCTGTGCGCTGGACTGACCAAGTGAAGACCGCTGTAGGAAACCACGTATCTGACTGTGCAGACAGTTTGCCAACAGAGGGGTATGGCGGGAGATAGTACGGAGAGCTATGTCCGCCACCACCACCGACGCGGACGCCTCGatgtgaccacgaccgctctgcctagagctcctctctctctctctctctctctctctctctctctctctctctctctctctctctctctctctctctctctctctctctcatctttcatcgtcatcatcatatcagccgtaggacgtccactgttggacataagcccaACCAATTAAGCCCattatagacctccagttgcctcggttggaagcggcttgcatccactgcGCGACTTTAGCCAGCCAAATCAGCCGTCTAGCTAGCTGGCCGTCCTGCCATTggcacttcaacgagctaattcgcttggctatccCATATTAACCTTTATCCCATAACTTTTCAGAACCTTAGGCGGTGTAGAAATCACCCTTCGCCTCCGGGAGCACCTGATCAAGGCGTGGGAGGCACAAGGAGGCGGCGACGTGCGAGCCTCCCCTCGCGCCATGGAAAAGCTACTCAGAGAAGCTGAGAGGCTCAAGATAGTGCTCTCAGCCAATACCGAGCACTATGCGCAGATCGAGAGCTTGTTGGACGACAAGGATTTCAAATTGCTGGTAAGGAATCTTTGACAAGGTCTAGAAATGTCCACTGTTATGACTAActtgtgtttacccgcggctacgcaCGCGTAATCAGAGATGAAGCagtaaaattgaaattccgggagtTTACAAAGCTCCCgtggaaattttcaaaaattatatcgtggtcttcattcaCTATGAAAAACAACCGGGGCAAATTACATATCTATCTATTcgccgaatttcatcgaaatccgtcTTGCAGTTTTAGTGTGAagcagtaacaaacacacaaaaactttcacatttatgatattTGTAGGTTAGCGGCTGACGGATGCAAATTCCTTCTAAATAATATCGAATGATATACGCATTATGGATATGACTACgataaaaaagtgaacataataCATAGAGTATACATAAAGTTGCAAGTCAAAAGAAAACGTCAAATCGACAAGATTAAGACATAGATACAAACACTTTGTAGTCTGAAGAGGTGATAATAGCGGCCAGCACTTTCTAAATATGCAAAATATATACTAACTGATAGTATAACAAAAACTGCATAAGTactgtcattttcatatttttattaaatgagaTTGTAGCTCGTAGCCcttctttcatcatcatttaatatgagtgagtatcaagggtagtttcatgttcaaaacacacagatattttaattttatcattcaaTCCATTGCAAAATTGAAGTGGCAGTCGGCGGGGCACATAGCTCGCAGGattgatggccgatggggtcagaaggttctagaatggcgtccgcggaccgggagacgagctgtcggtaggcctccaacaagatggagcggaGCGACggcctggttaagatcgcggtggatgcggaaagcacaagaccggtctgagtggagagccttggggaggcctatgtccagcagtggacgtctttcggctgacatgatgatgatgattatttaatCCATTCATGCCAGCTGTTGTAAATCGACCTGTACCTAAATGCCACGAGTCACCGATAAATGCTGAATATTACAGGTATCCCGCGCGGAGCTAGAAGAGCTCTGCTCAGACTTGTGGGCGCGGGTGTCCTCCGTTCTGtcccgcgcggcggcggcgggcggcgcgagTGCGTCGGCGCGGCTCGTGCTGGCGGgaggggcggcgcgcgcgccggccgtGCTGGCAGCGCTCAAGGACCAGGGCTATGAACCCTCGCGGTCCATTAACGCTGACGAGGCTGTCGCCATGGGCGCTGTATACAGGTTAGTATTAGTACCATCAGCcgaatatgtggtctaccaccctaaagctgataatcgtttgcgtgtcatatcctcctgagccctcgcatactttataaaggaccaataaACACCAAgcataacggccgaatgtactttataaagtacaaattgttcattgaatgaagaattttgaaataaaatccaaaataacaaagctggtgaaccacgtcCAGGTCGGATAAATAGTATGTCTGTTAAGAAAGTTCGGGCCTAGGAGGATaagacaataatgccaatagacgtgtctgtcaccttgaaagttcgactttagtgacatattaatttgatcggaattgatagaccacttatttggctgatggtacatgcgcCCTTGCTTGAATAATCGGGCGTTTTGATCGCTCGGTTAACATTAAACTTTATTTCACCTATGAGAGAGTTCgatgtcaaattacaataagttcTAAAGTTACACGTCGTTACCACCCCActtttattagcacaacggaaatACAAGCCGCAAGGTTTTTAATCATGCTAGATTAAGCATGTGtaaagttttcataaaaaaataactcaaaaatatcatatcttttaataatacttgccaAAACGGTAAAGAGGAAAACAGCGCCTCAAAAAGCTGAATATACTAGCTTCGCATCAAATAAGTTTGCGTCTGATGTTAGCTACTAGTCGCGCCGCAAAGTTTTTACCTGCACCTAACATGATTTAAGGCTACCTTCAAACAAGCAAACTTAAGTGGTGTAAAGTAAATTGTAGGTGTGTACTAAAATTAGATTTTAGCTGCTAGAGGCCTTAACCCGCTCCATCACGATATGTTATAAAGTAACTTATAAGCTAAGCTGCACTCAACAAGTCAGCGTATATTTTCAATTGTGAGCCCGCTGTAGATTCTCAGAAGGACCATGGATATTAGCTCTCGCGCTCTATTTCAACCATATTAGGCTACGGTGAGTGCTCCCGCAAGTGCTCTGTATTAATTCACAAGGATGACAACCCTGATTACTGCAACTTGTGAATAGAAATTCTCTAATCGTACTCTTGTGCTAAATGCGTGTAATAAATAGGGATACGCGCTCGATGTCCTATTAATTTTGATCACGCTTCCGTTATGTTAAAAAACTGGTAAAATACAGTTAAACAGCAATGAAATAATTAATCAATgcgtatttattatatttaagggCTTAAAACTTGTTAGTGGTGTCGTTATAATTATCATATCGTTGTTCCCAGGGCGGCGTCTCTAGCTACAGGGTACAAAGTAGCCGCTCTTAACGTGAAGGACGCAGTACTGTTTCCCATCCAAGTGGTGTTCACTCGGCACGTCGATGGAGCTGACAAATtggtaattatataattttgaccTACAATCTATATCGAAGGGCAGCAATGGAAATGCACATTTTAGTAATTATAAGTAAAATGGATCGCGGCACTGGCCACCGTTTGTGTATAATAAGTATTACCCTTTTTGGAGAATCGAAAGAAACTAACTATCCCACAGAACTTTAGATAGCTGATAAACCATTGCAGTTGATTCGTGCTTTATTGAGTTTGCTAGAAATGTGTTCTGAATTATTATCTCCATTTTCGGACTTACTAAAAGATTTTCTTCAAAATTTCAGGAACAGGTGAGGttatatttatttcacttcTTATTCTGCATAAAATGAAGTGTTTCGGTTGAGGGTAATTTaagggtagttttgttttttaatactCGTGTGGCAGTTTTCTTATAAGCTTATAACCAACCTGTTTTGCCAGGTGATTCTATATTTGCAGAAAAATGTGTGGGGCAATATTAAAGGAGAAAATAGTCCGATAAAGCTAAAAGTTAGCAACTTTGGCTCTCTTGGGACTGCTAGCGAATATTCTGGTTTATTACTAGCCGTTGTGTCGGACGCTGTCTTATTCTTAAGATTTTAATGTACCGTTCTTACTAAACTTTCTTGTTACAGATTAAAAGAACGCTCTTCAGCCCAATGAACCCCTACCCGCAAAAGAAAGTGATCACATTCAACAAACACACAGATGACTTCTCATTCCATGTCAATTACGCGGAGTTAGACCACATTCCCCCCACTGAACTCCTGAACATTGGTTCATTGAACCTCACACAAGTTGTATTAACCGGAGTAGGTGCAGCCCTGAACAAACATACCGGCGACAACGTCGAACACAAGGGCATCAAAGCACACTTCAATATGGATGATTCTGGTGTACTAAACCTTGTCAATGTTGAATTTGTCGCGGAAAAAACTGTGACAGAAGAAGAAGATAAAGACAGTACGCTTTCCAAGCTTGGAAGCACTATTAGCAAACTTTTCGGCTCCGATTCAGAAACACCGGAGAAACCAGAGGAGAAACCGGAAGAGAAGGCACCAGAAACCGAAAAGAATGACACGGCAAAAGCCAATGAAACTACAGCTGAAAAACAGAATGCCACCGATTCAGATAGCAAGCCGAAACCGAAAGTAGTTGTTCTAAAGGAACCTATTAAAACCGACGAGCAAGTGCTGGTTTTACAGCCTTTATCATCAGACCAGTTCAAAACATCCAAAGCTAAGATTTCTGAATTAGACACTATCGACAGAAAACGGGCTGAGAGGGAGTCCGCATTAAACACTCTAGAAGCTTTTGTAGTTGATGCACAAATGAAGATGGACATGGAAGAATTCGCTGAATGTGGAACACCTGAAGAAATTGAAGAAGTAAGAAAACTCTGCAGTGAAACCTCTGAATGGCTCTACGATGATGGTTACGAAGCACCCACAGAAATGTATGAAGAAAAACTAGCTGTGATCAAAGAAAAAACCAATCCTATATTTTACAAACATTGGGAGCATAGAGAGAGACCCGACGCAGTTGCTGCTTTACGTAGCATGCTCAATACGTCCAATGAATTCCTTAAGTCCGCAAAGAATTTTACGCCGGAAGTTAATCCAGAAAAGGACATGTTCACGCAAGTAGAGATTACAGTACTTGAGAAGAAGATAGATGAGACTAAATCTTGGCTTGACAAATCAATCAAAGAACAAGACGAGCTGAAGAAGAACGAAGAAATTAAGCTAACCATTGATAGTATTAGAGAAAAGATGGCTAATTTGGACCGAGAAGTGAAATATCTCGTAAACAAGATGAAGATTTGGCGCCCGAAGAAACCGGTTAAAAAGGAAACTGATAATAAAACCGAAGAAACAATTATAGAAGGTAAAGAAGGTGAGAAGGTAGAGGAGACCCAAGAAGAAAAGCCAGCGACTGAGGAAATTCCAGAGCAAGAGAAACAGACAGAAGATTCTGGCGGAGAGACGAGCGAGGTGCCGCAGTTAGCCGACGGCAATGACGAACATTCCGAGTTATAATAGTGAGGTGTATTAATTagtctaatttattttttaccttcGGTGTCTGTGCGAATTGTTCGCTTTTCgtattataaaaaagtttttgtttttctatttattattagaaCAGGTAGATTCATTAAATCTTAATGACATACCTAGACATTTTCCCCGTACATTAAAAACATGACAACGTTGGATtgctacagtcaccagcaccaatatctgacacaacaagcgtgcataaatatctgatacgactctatttctagggccagaaggacgtgtcagatatttttgcacgctccgctgtggcagatattaatgctggtgactgtacaagacgtacgtagtttttttttaaattattgcttACGTATATAAAACCAGTGAACAATCACCTACTTATTCTGAGTGCACGTTATGATTACGATCTCAATAtcggatttattattattaaaaatacgaagaGCGGGCATTTAATGCGATTACAACAAATCTCAACTAGATTTACGGCCGCCTTTTTTCCTTCTATTCCAAAATTCTATTTATTGTTGTCTATGGTTtggttattttttacaaattacttttttatacaAGCGCGGCTTTTCTTGTCTATGGCTAACGCGGTGACCCCAAAACAGCAAATGACGCGAGAATGTTAACGTatttataaatgtaattttatgtgATATAATATAAATGGCTATAGATTTATGAGAGTTTTCCTGCAATAGACAGGGTAGGCATTTATCGGATTCTTAATTTGGTGGCTCTGTTACACATCGGACCATCGTAATACTTGATTCACGTTACTCTAGTGCTCTATGGTTTAAGTACGAAACTGGGTCAAGCTACTGGATTAAATGGCTAAAGTATGTGGTTCAGGTGTAGAAGTTAGTTTGTTGTGTTTGATTGATTGCCGCTTCGGACAACGATTTGTAAGAGAGCCATAATAATGCTCACTATGAGATTCAATATTGTGGTCATTGATGA from Choristoneura fumiferana chromosome 7, NRCan_CFum_1, whole genome shotgun sequence encodes the following:
- the Grp170 gene encoding hypoxia up-regulated Grp170 co-chaperone protein isoform X1 gives rise to the protein MASKLKMYGVWSLVLLASLLSQSADAAAVISIDLGSEWLKIGIVSPGVPMEIVLNKESKRKTPAVVAFRDGVRTFGEDAVTVGVRFPKNSYKYVLDLLGKPYNHPLVQAYKERFPYYEIVESERGTPEFVHDESTRFTPEELVAQFLAKAKDFAEINHGTQISECVITVPGYFNQAERRAMKEAAALAGLNVLQLINDYTAIAINYGIFRRKEINETPWQALFFDMGAGSTKAALVEYKNVKIKDRGYVETVPQLQVLGVAYDRTLGGVEITLRLREHLIKAWEAQGGGDVRASPRAMEKLLREAERLKIVLSANTEHYAQIESLLDDKDFKLLVSRAELEELCSDLWARVSSVLSRAAAAGGASASARLVLAGGAARAPAVLAALKDQGYEPSRSINADEAVAMGAVYRAASLATGYKVAALNVKDAVLFPIQVVFTRHVDGADKLIKRTLFSPMNPYPQKKVITFNKHTDDFSFHVNYAELDHIPPTELLNIGSLNLTQVVLTGVGAALNKHTGDNVEHKGIKAHFNMDDSGVLNLVNVEFVAEKTVTEEEDKDSTLSKLGSTISKLFGSDSETPEKPEEKPEEKAPETEKNDTAKANETTAEKQNATDSDSKPKPKVVVLKEPIKTDEQVLVLQPLSSDQFKTSKAKISELDTIDRKRAERESALNTLEAFVVDAQMKMDMEEFAECGTPEEIEEVRKLCSETSEWLYDDGYEAPTEMYEEKLAVIKEKTNPIFYKHWEHRERPDAVAALRSMLNTSNEFLKSAKNFTPEVNPEKDMFTQVEITVLEKKIDETKSWLDKSIKEQDELKKNEEIKLTIDSIREKMANLDREVKYLVNKMKIWRPKKPVKKETDNKTEETIIEGKEGEKVEETQEEKPATEEIPEQEKQTEDSGGETSEVPQLADGNDEHSEL
- the Grp170 gene encoding hypoxia up-regulated Grp170 co-chaperone protein isoform X2, with amino-acid sequence MYGVWSLVLLASLLSQSADAAAVISIDLGSEWLKIGIVSPGVPMEIVLNKESKRKTPAVVAFRDGVRTFGEDAVTVGVRFPKNSYKYVLDLLGKPYNHPLVQAYKERFPYYEIVESERGTPEFVHDESTRFTPEELVAQFLAKAKDFAEINHGTQISECVITVPGYFNQAERRAMKEAAALAGLNVLQLINDYTAIAINYGIFRRKEINETPWQALFFDMGAGSTKAALVEYKNVKIKDRGYVETVPQLQVLGVAYDRTLGGVEITLRLREHLIKAWEAQGGGDVRASPRAMEKLLREAERLKIVLSANTEHYAQIESLLDDKDFKLLVSRAELEELCSDLWARVSSVLSRAAAAGGASASARLVLAGGAARAPAVLAALKDQGYEPSRSINADEAVAMGAVYRAASLATGYKVAALNVKDAVLFPIQVVFTRHVDGADKLIKRTLFSPMNPYPQKKVITFNKHTDDFSFHVNYAELDHIPPTELLNIGSLNLTQVVLTGVGAALNKHTGDNVEHKGIKAHFNMDDSGVLNLVNVEFVAEKTVTEEEDKDSTLSKLGSTISKLFGSDSETPEKPEEKPEEKAPETEKNDTAKANETTAEKQNATDSDSKPKPKVVVLKEPIKTDEQVLVLQPLSSDQFKTSKAKISELDTIDRKRAERESALNTLEAFVVDAQMKMDMEEFAECGTPEEIEEVRKLCSETSEWLYDDGYEAPTEMYEEKLAVIKEKTNPIFYKHWEHRERPDAVAALRSMLNTSNEFLKSAKNFTPEVNPEKDMFTQVEITVLEKKIDETKSWLDKSIKEQDELKKNEEIKLTIDSIREKMANLDREVKYLVNKMKIWRPKKPVKKETDNKTEETIIEGKEGEKVEETQEEKPATEEIPEQEKQTEDSGGETSEVPQLADGNDEHSEL